From Betaproteobacteria bacterium, the proteins below share one genomic window:
- a CDS encoding alpha-D-ribose 1-methylphosphonate 5-triphosphate diphosphatase, whose product MNAELLFERAHLVLAGEVVRGTLVAARGRIVAIDTGGTSVRTAADIEGDLLLPGLVELHTDNFERHLMPRPKVRWPALSALCSHDAEVAAAGITTVFDALGVGDSDPEAMRGQSMRPVLAAFDRADADGMLRAEHRLHVRCELPAPNMAELFDAVAGDPRVGLISLMDHTPGQRQWQDIEQARIYYCGKKGWSNAQFDAQAARERELQARHARPNRCAVVAYARAQGIVLASHDDTLPSHVGEAQADGVAIAEFPTRFEAAAAARRAGMAVVMGAPNVVRGGSHSGNVAAIELARAGLLDALSSDYVPASLLLAALRLADDAGFSLPQAIATVSAQPACAAGLDDRGEIAPGKRADLVQVRLVEAAGRKQPVVRAVWREGQRVV is encoded by the coding sequence ATGAACGCGGAGCTTCTGTTCGAGCGCGCGCACCTGGTGCTGGCGGGCGAAGTCGTGCGCGGTACGCTGGTGGCCGCGCGCGGACGCATCGTCGCGATCGATACCGGCGGGACGTCGGTCCGCACCGCCGCAGACATCGAGGGCGACCTGCTGCTGCCGGGTCTGGTCGAACTGCATACCGACAACTTCGAGCGTCACCTGATGCCCCGTCCCAAGGTGCGCTGGCCGGCGCTGTCGGCGCTGTGCAGCCACGACGCCGAAGTGGCGGCCGCGGGCATCACCACCGTGTTCGATGCCCTCGGCGTCGGCGACAGCGACCCGGAAGCGATGCGCGGCCAGTCGATGCGGCCGGTGCTGGCCGCCTTCGATCGCGCAGACGCGGACGGCATGCTGCGCGCGGAGCATCGGCTGCACGTCCGTTGCGAGCTGCCGGCGCCGAACATGGCGGAGCTGTTCGATGCGGTTGCCGGCGATCCGCGGGTCGGGCTCATTTCGCTCATGGACCACACGCCCGGGCAGCGCCAGTGGCAGGACATCGAGCAGGCGCGGATCTACTACTGCGGCAAGAAGGGCTGGTCGAACGCGCAGTTCGATGCCCAGGCGGCGCGAGAGCGCGAGCTGCAGGCGCGCCACGCGCGGCCCAACCGGTGCGCGGTGGTGGCCTATGCGCGCGCCCAGGGGATCGTTCTCGCCAGCCACGACGACACGCTGCCCAGCCACGTAGGCGAGGCGCAGGCCGACGGGGTCGCCATCGCCGAATTCCCCACCCGCTTCGAGGCCGCGGCGGCCGCCCGGCGTGCGGGGATGGCGGTGGTGATGGGTGCGCCGAACGTGGTCCGCGGCGGTTCGCATTCCGGCAACGTCGCCGCGATCGAGCTCGCGCGCGCGGGACTGCTCGACGCGCTGTCGTCCGACTACGTGCCGGCAAGCCTTCTGCTCGCGGCGCTGCGCCTGGCCGACGATGCCGGCTTCTCGCTGCCGCAGGCGATCGCCACCGTGAGCGCGCAGCCGGCGTGTGCGGCCGGGCTCGACGACCGCGGCGAGATTGCGCCCGGAAAGCGGGCCGACCTGGTTCAAGTTCGGCTGGTGGAAGCCGCGGGTCGCAAGCAACCCGTTGTGCGGGCGGTATGGCGCGAGGGACAACGTGTGGTGTAG
- the phnC gene encoding phosphonate ABC transporter ATP-binding protein codes for MTTAIRITGLSKTFDNGHRALNDVQLCVLPGEMVAVIGASGSGKSTLLRHIAGLVAADRGTGRIDVNGRTVQRNGALARDVREVRAEIGFVFQQFNLVGRLPVIVNVLAGHLHRTPLCRSLLRWFRRSEIAAALAALDRVGIMAQAAQRASTLSGGQQQRAAIARTLVQGARIVLADEPIASLDPESSRRVMEILTAINREDRCTVLVSLHQVNVALRYCPRTVALRLGRVVYDGPSSALTPALLRDLYGAEADEIVSLPDHISALDDRPSGQRAPVAPRPAYA; via the coding sequence ATGACAACGGCCATACGCATCACGGGACTCAGCAAGACCTTCGACAACGGGCATCGCGCCTTGAACGATGTCCAGCTCTGTGTGCTGCCCGGGGAGATGGTCGCGGTGATCGGCGCATCCGGGTCCGGCAAATCGACGCTGCTGCGCCATATCGCGGGCCTGGTCGCGGCCGACCGCGGCACAGGGCGCATCGACGTGAACGGCCGCACCGTGCAGCGCAACGGCGCGCTCGCGCGCGACGTCCGTGAGGTGCGCGCCGAGATCGGCTTCGTCTTCCAGCAATTCAACCTGGTGGGGCGCCTGCCGGTGATCGTGAACGTGCTCGCGGGACACCTGCACCGCACGCCGCTGTGCAGGAGTCTCCTCAGGTGGTTCCGGCGCAGCGAGATCGCGGCCGCGCTCGCTGCACTCGACCGGGTCGGGATCATGGCCCAGGCCGCCCAGCGCGCTTCGACCCTTTCCGGCGGTCAGCAGCAGCGCGCTGCCATCGCCCGCACCCTCGTCCAGGGCGCGCGCATCGTGCTCGCCGACGAGCCCATCGCCTCGCTCGATCCGGAATCGTCCCGGCGCGTGATGGAGATACTCACGGCCATCAACCGCGAGGATCGGTGCACCGTCCTGGTCTCCCTGCACCAGGTGAACGTGGCGCTGCGCTATTGCCCGCGCACGGTGGCGCTGCGCCTCGGCCGGGTCGTCTACGACGGGCCGTCGAGCGCGCTCACGCCGGCGCTGCTGCGCGATCTCTACGGCGCCGAAGCCGACGAGATCGTCAGCCTGCCGGATCACATCAGCGCGCTGGACGACAGGCCGAGCGGGCAGCGCGCGCCGGTCGCACCGCGTCCTGCATATGCGTAG
- a CDS encoding carbon-phosphorus lyase: protein MSTRGAPQSVDLQEARRVGEQGPVAAAPVTRAGGEGANAVAETNAAEPGYNFAYLDERTKRMIRRAVLKAVAIPGYQVAFGSREMPLPYGWGTGGIQVTASIIGPDDVLKVIDQGADDTVNAVNIRTFFRRTTGVRTTERTRDATLIQTRHRIPETPLRAGQIIVYQVPAPEPLQRLEPRAAHTRTLHALAEYGLMHVKLYEDIARYGHVATSYDYPVMVDGRFLMAPSPIPKFDNPKMDRNPALQLFGAGREKRIYAVPPYTRVESLAFEDHPFEVQKWETACALCGSTESFLDELVTDDRGGRMYVCSDTDYCGSRRGPGRSA, encoded by the coding sequence GTGAGCACGCGGGGCGCGCCGCAAAGCGTCGATCTACAGGAAGCCCGCCGCGTCGGCGAGCAGGGGCCTGTCGCCGCCGCACCGGTCACGAGAGCGGGCGGCGAGGGAGCCAACGCCGTTGCCGAGACGAACGCGGCCGAGCCCGGTTACAACTTCGCCTACCTCGACGAGCGCACCAAGCGCATGATCCGCCGCGCCGTCCTCAAGGCGGTCGCGATCCCCGGATACCAGGTCGCCTTCGGCTCGCGCGAGATGCCGTTGCCGTATGGCTGGGGCACGGGCGGCATCCAGGTGACCGCGTCGATCATCGGTCCGGACGACGTGCTCAAGGTCATCGACCAGGGCGCGGACGACACCGTCAACGCGGTCAACATCCGCACGTTCTTCCGCCGCACCACGGGCGTGCGCACGACCGAGCGCACGCGCGATGCAACCCTCATCCAGACGCGCCATCGCATTCCGGAGACGCCCCTTCGCGCGGGCCAGATCATCGTCTACCAGGTGCCGGCGCCCGAACCCTTGCAGCGCCTCGAGCCCCGAGCCGCGCACACGCGCACGCTGCACGCGCTGGCGGAGTACGGATTGATGCACGTGAAGCTGTACGAGGACATCGCCCGCTACGGTCATGTCGCGACCAGCTACGACTATCCGGTCATGGTCGACGGCCGTTTCCTGATGGCGCCGTCGCCGATTCCGAAGTTCGACAATCCCAAGATGGATCGCAATCCCGCGCTGCAGCTCTTCGGCGCCGGGCGCGAGAAACGCATCTACGCGGTGCCGCCGTACACGCGGGTCGAGAGCCTCGCCTTCGAGGATCACCCGTTCGAGGTGCAGAAGTGGGAGACGGCGTGCGCGCTGTGCGGGTCGACCGAGAGCTTCCTCGACGAGCTCGTCACCGACGATCGCGGCGGGCGCATGTACGTCTGTTCCGATACCGACTACTGCGGCTCGAGGCGCGGGCCGGGGCGGTCTGCGTGA
- the phnL gene encoding phosphonate C-P lyase system protein PhnL, whose product MSGVAVRIHELSKTFVLHNQGGAQLAVLANANLNVASGECVVLDGPSGSGKSTLLKCVYATYRATSGSIVLESDEAAVDVTRAPAQSLLNLRRRTIGYVSQFLRVVPRVPALDVVAEALIEDAGEDDRLLREARVEAQHLLLRLRIPQRLWNVPPATFSGGEQQRINVARSLIKPRPVLLLDEPTASLDARNRQTVVCMIREARARGAAILGIFHDAAVRDAVATRVIDMTEMR is encoded by the coding sequence ATGAGCGGTGTTGCGGTTCGGATTCACGAGTTGTCAAAGACGTTCGTCCTGCACAACCAGGGCGGGGCGCAGCTTGCTGTGCTCGCCAATGCGAACCTGAACGTCGCGTCCGGCGAGTGCGTCGTGCTCGACGGCCCGTCGGGCAGCGGCAAGAGCACGCTCCTCAAGTGCGTCTACGCGACCTACCGCGCGACTTCGGGCTCGATCGTCCTGGAAAGCGACGAGGCCGCGGTGGATGTCACCCGCGCACCGGCGCAGTCCCTGCTCAACCTGCGCCGCCGGACCATCGGGTACGTCAGCCAGTTCCTGCGCGTCGTTCCGCGCGTCCCCGCGCTCGACGTGGTGGCCGAGGCGCTCATCGAGGACGCCGGCGAGGACGATCGCCTGCTGCGCGAGGCGCGCGTGGAGGCGCAGCACCTGCTGCTGCGCCTGCGCATTCCGCAGCGGCTGTGGAACGTGCCGCCGGCCACGTTCTCTGGCGGCGAGCAGCAGCGCATCAACGTCGCCCGCAGTCTCATCAAGCCGCGCCCGGTGCTGCTGCTCGACGAGCCGACGGCATCGCTGGACGCCCGGAACCGGCAGACGGTGGTTTGCATGATTCGCGAGGCGAGGGCGCGCGGCGCCGCGATCCTCGGCATTTTTCACGACGCCGCGGTGCGCGACGCGGTCGCCACGCGCGTGATCGACATGACGGAGATGCGATGA
- the phnE gene encoding phosphonate ABC transporter, permease protein PhnE produces the protein MTVNTGALHAPSQAARARGLMPLLGWGVLAALLAASWQGADMRPLDIVRDADNMARYAADFFPPDFGQWRLYLQEMVVTLQIALWGTALAIVSAIPLGLASSANIAPVWIRQPVRRMMDAARAINEMVFAMLFVVAVGLGPFAGVLALWIHTTGTLAKLFSEAVEAIDPQPVEGIRATGANQLEEIVYGVLPQVMPLWISYSLYRFEANVRSASVVGMVGAGGIGIILWENIRGFYYAETCAVMIIIIVTVTAIDLVSARVRRGFI, from the coding sequence ATGACCGTAAACACGGGCGCGCTTCACGCGCCGTCGCAGGCCGCGCGCGCGCGCGGGCTCATGCCGCTGCTCGGCTGGGGCGTGCTGGCTGCACTGCTGGCCGCGTCGTGGCAGGGCGCGGACATGCGTCCGCTCGATATCGTGCGCGACGCGGACAACATGGCCCGCTACGCGGCGGATTTCTTTCCGCCCGATTTTGGCCAGTGGCGGCTGTACCTGCAGGAAATGGTGGTGACCCTGCAGATCGCGCTGTGGGGAACCGCGCTCGCGATCGTCTCGGCCATCCCGCTCGGCCTCGCGTCGTCGGCCAACATCGCGCCCGTGTGGATCCGCCAGCCGGTGCGGCGGATGATGGACGCCGCGCGCGCCATCAACGAAATGGTGTTCGCGATGCTGTTCGTCGTCGCCGTGGGCCTGGGACCTTTCGCAGGGGTACTGGCGCTCTGGATCCATACCACCGGAACGCTCGCCAAGCTCTTCTCCGAGGCGGTCGAGGCAATCGATCCGCAGCCCGTGGAAGGCATTCGCGCCACCGGCGCCAACCAGCTCGAAGAGATCGTCTACGGCGTGCTGCCGCAGGTCATGCCGCTCTGGATTTCGTATTCCCTCTACCGCTTCGAGGCCAACGTGCGCTCGGCCTCGGTGGTCGGCATGGTGGGCGCCGGCGGCATCGGCATCATCCTGTGGGAGAACATTCGCGGCTTCTACTATGCCGAGACCTGCGCGGTGATGATCATCATCATCGTCACGGTAACCGCCATCGACCTCGTATCGGCGCGGGTACGTCGGGGGTTCATTTGA
- a CDS encoding DUF4168 domain-containing protein: MKIQTRVLSLVLGLVGLACPLAVFPQGTLQPPAEQSASSFSDSELKSFAVAVLEVQRINDTFVPKLESAKSPEEQQKLRKTASQEMVRAVEKEGMSVDKYKEIMSQTEANPAVAERVKEHMRSTDKVNPDK, from the coding sequence ATGAAGATCCAGACTCGCGTTCTTTCGCTAGTGCTCGGCTTGGTCGGTCTCGCCTGCCCCCTAGCAGTGTTCCCCCAGGGGACCCTGCAGCCGCCGGCTGAACAATCGGCGTCCAGCTTCAGCGATTCAGAATTGAAGTCGTTCGCGGTCGCCGTGCTCGAGGTGCAGCGCATCAACGACACCTTCGTGCCGAAGCTCGAAAGCGCCAAGTCGCCCGAAGAACAGCAGAAACTCCGGAAAACGGCATCGCAGGAGATGGTCCGCGCGGTCGAGAAAGAAGGGATGAGCGTCGATAAGTACAAAGAGATCATGAGCCAAACGGAGGCCAATCCCGCGGTCGCCGAGCGCGTCAAGGAGCACATGAGGAGCACGGACAAAGTGAACCCCGACAAATAG
- the phnD gene encoding phosphonate ABC transporter substrate-binding protein, translating into MIKRWFATLTLCAVAAAGSAQELKEINFGIISTESSQNLKQDWKPILDALAAKTGYKVNAFFASDYAGIIEGMRFNKVQVAWFGNKSAIEAVDRASGEVFAQMVNADGTQGYYSHLIVHKDSALKTVEDVLAQGKSLTFGNGDPNSTSGFLVPSYYVFAVNKVDPKRLFKVVRNANHEANALAVANKQVDVATNNSENLQKIKARFPEKFNAIRVVWTSPLIPLDPLVMRKDMPEATKAKVREFFYAYGQGGEQEKAALMKLSKLSGFQQSSNRQLVPIRQLELFREKTKVEANGTMDEAEKKAKLADIERRLAELNQQLAQK; encoded by the coding sequence ATGATCAAACGATGGTTCGCCACCTTGACCCTGTGCGCCGTGGCCGCGGCGGGGTCCGCGCAGGAGCTGAAGGAGATCAACTTCGGCATCATCTCCACGGAATCTTCGCAAAACCTCAAGCAGGACTGGAAACCGATCCTGGATGCGCTGGCCGCGAAGACCGGCTACAAGGTCAACGCGTTCTTCGCCTCCGACTATGCCGGCATCATCGAGGGCATGCGCTTCAACAAGGTGCAGGTCGCCTGGTTCGGGAACAAGTCGGCGATCGAGGCGGTCGACCGAGCCAGTGGCGAAGTGTTCGCGCAGATGGTCAATGCCGACGGCACGCAGGGTTACTACTCGCACCTCATCGTGCACAAGGATAGCGCGCTGAAGACCGTCGAAGACGTGCTCGCGCAAGGTAAGAGCCTCACCTTCGGCAACGGCGATCCCAACTCGACCTCGGGGTTCCTGGTGCCGAGCTACTATGTGTTCGCGGTGAACAAGGTCGATCCGAAGCGCCTGTTCAAGGTCGTGCGCAACGCCAACCACGAGGCGAACGCGCTCGCGGTCGCGAACAAGCAGGTCGACGTGGCGACCAACAACAGCGAGAACCTGCAGAAGATCAAGGCCCGCTTCCCCGAGAAGTTCAATGCCATTCGCGTGGTCTGGACCTCGCCGCTCATCCCGCTGGATCCGCTGGTGATGCGAAAGGACATGCCCGAGGCGACCAAGGCGAAGGTGCGCGAGTTCTTCTACGCCTATGGCCAGGGCGGAGAGCAGGAGAAGGCGGCGCTCATGAAACTTTCCAAGCTTTCCGGCTTCCAGCAGTCGAGCAACCGGCAGCTCGTGCCGATCCGCCAGCTCGAGCTCTTCCGCGAGAAGACGAAGGTCGAGGCCAACGGCACCATGGACGAGGCCGAGAAGAAGGCGAAGCTGGCGGATATCGAGCGCCGCCTCGCGGAGCTGAACCAGCAGCTCGCGCAGAAGTAG
- the phnK gene encoding phosphonate C-P lyase system protein PhnK — MSHEPQPLLRARELVKRYGACRAVDGVSFELYPGEVLAVVGESGSGKTTLLDCVSGRSKPDGGSVAFLTRHEGMIDVYAISEAQRRLLARTDWGYVHQDAVQGLRMNVSAGANVGERLMALGERHYGRIRNTAAEWLERMELDPDRIDEKPQAFSGGMRQRLQIARNLVTHPRMVFMDEPTSGLDVSVQARLLDLLRSLTRRLGLAAVLVTHDLAVARLLAHRMLVMRSGRVVESGLTDQVLDDPQHPYTQLLVSSVLQP; from the coding sequence ATGTCGCACGAACCGCAACCGCTTCTTCGCGCCCGCGAGCTCGTGAAGCGCTACGGCGCGTGTCGGGCCGTCGACGGCGTGAGCTTCGAGCTCTATCCCGGAGAGGTGCTCGCGGTCGTCGGCGAGTCGGGTTCGGGGAAGACGACGCTGCTCGACTGCGTGTCCGGGCGCTCGAAACCCGATGGCGGCAGCGTTGCCTTTCTCACCCGCCACGAAGGCATGATCGACGTGTACGCCATTTCGGAGGCGCAGCGTCGCTTGCTTGCCCGAACCGACTGGGGCTACGTGCACCAGGATGCCGTCCAGGGCTTGCGCATGAACGTATCGGCAGGGGCGAACGTCGGCGAGCGCTTGATGGCCCTGGGCGAACGGCACTACGGACGCATCCGCAACACGGCCGCCGAGTGGCTCGAACGCATGGAGCTCGATCCCGATCGCATCGACGAGAAGCCGCAGGCGTTCTCGGGCGGTATGCGCCAGCGCCTGCAGATCGCGCGCAACCTGGTCACGCATCCGCGCATGGTGTTCATGGACGAGCCAACCTCGGGGCTCGACGTCTCGGTGCAGGCGAGGCTCCTCGATCTGCTGCGCTCGCTCACGCGCCGGCTCGGACTCGCTGCAGTGCTGGTCACGCACGATCTCGCCGTCGCCCGGCTGCTGGCACATCGCATGCTGGTGATGCGCTCCGGCCGCGTAGTCGAAAGCGGGCTCACCGACCAGGTGCTGGACGATCCGCAGCATCCTTATACGCAACTCCTGGTGTCCTCGGTGCTGCAGCCATGA
- a CDS encoding tripartite tricarboxylate transporter substrate binding protein codes for MKSYALCIACVVLGSSAGTAFAQAYPVKPVRIVVPSSAGGGTDIITRVLAPELSKRLGQQVVVDNRPGAGTMIGIEMVAKSPADGYTLLMGLSTLAINSALYKKVPYDPVKDFAPVTLATTSASILVVHPSLPVKTLKDLIAFARARPGQLNYASAGTGTYPHMTYELFLSMAKLKMVHIPYKGTAPAMIDMIAGQVASMAATVITGMPHIRSGRLRPLGITSLKRSDVAPDIPTVSEAGLPGFESLQWYGLLAPANTPRDIVNRLHKEMVQVLQSPAIRKRFAVDAVDTVGNTPDEFARHIRAELDKWEKVARGAGIPKS; via the coding sequence GTGAAATCGTATGCGTTGTGCATCGCCTGCGTGGTGCTCGGCTCGAGCGCGGGCACCGCGTTCGCGCAAGCCTATCCCGTCAAGCCGGTGCGGATCGTGGTGCCTTCGTCGGCCGGCGGCGGCACCGACATCATCACCCGCGTCCTCGCCCCCGAGCTCTCGAAGCGCCTCGGCCAGCAGGTGGTCGTCGACAACCGCCCCGGCGCCGGCACCATGATCGGCATCGAGATGGTGGCGAAATCGCCCGCCGATGGCTACACACTGCTGATGGGCCTGTCCACGCTGGCGATCAACTCGGCGCTCTACAAGAAGGTGCCGTACGACCCGGTGAAGGATTTCGCGCCGGTGACGCTGGCGACCACGTCGGCCAGCATCCTGGTTGTGCATCCGTCCCTGCCGGTGAAAACGCTGAAGGATCTGATCGCGTTTGCGCGCGCGCGGCCCGGCCAGCTGAACTACGCGTCGGCCGGCACCGGCACCTATCCGCACATGACGTACGAGCTCTTTCTCAGCATGGCGAAACTGAAAATGGTGCATATCCCCTACAAAGGCACCGCACCCGCCATGATCGACATGATCGCCGGCCAGGTCGCGTCCATGGCTGCCACGGTGATCACCGGCATGCCCCACATACGCTCCGGGCGCCTGCGCCCGCTGGGCATCACCAGCTTGAAGCGTAGTGACGTGGCGCCCGACATCCCGACCGTTTCGGAAGCGGGGCTGCCGGGCTTCGAGTCGTTGCAGTGGTACGGCTTGCTGGCGCCCGCCAATACGCCGAGGGACATCGTCAACCGGCTGCACAAGGAAATGGTCCAGGTCCTGCAATCCCCCGCCATCAGGAAGCGCTTCGCCGTGGACGCGGTCGACACGGTCGGCAACACGCCGGACGAGTTCGCGCGCCACATCCGAGCCGAGCTCGACAAGTGGGAAAAAGTCGCGCGCGGGGCCGGAATACCGAAGAGCTGA